A region from the Lolium perenne isolate Kyuss_39 chromosome 4, Kyuss_2.0, whole genome shotgun sequence genome encodes:
- the LOC127293888 gene encoding glycerophosphodiester phosphodiesterase GDPD6-like → MTGHVSFIVLVLLGGSDANPVAPHQSQLDVNHKKPLQTFRPYNIAHRGSNGEIPEETAAAYSRAIEEGADFIETDILASKDGHLICFHDVTLDTTTDIADRAEFAGRRRTYEVERANVTGWFVVDFTLSELKSLRVKQRYIFRDQQYNWKYKIIRFDEFIMIALYADRVVGIYPEMKNPIFINEHVKWSGGKKFEDKFVETLMKYGYKGEYMSEDWLKQPLFIQCYAPTSLIYISNMTKSPKLLLIDDTTVRTQDTNQSYYDITSDDYLKFIRKYVTGIGPWKDTVVPPENNYLGRPTDLVARAHALNLQVHPYTFRNENSFLHFNFHQDPYAEYEYWLSKIGVDGLFTDFTGSLHKYQDWTAPHQMKAKNAEALLYQISYMLKDDGY, encoded by the exons ATGACAGGGCATGTCTCTTTCATTGTCCTTGTACTCCTTGGAGGATCCGATGCCAATCCAGTTGCCCCTCACCAGAGTCAGCTGGATGTAAACCACAAGAAGCCACTACAGACATTCAGACCTTACAACATTGCCCACAGGGGTTCCAATGGCGAAATACCCGAAGAGACCGCAGCAGCTTATTCG AGGGCGATTGAGGAAGGTGCAGACTTCATCGAGACTGATATACTTGCGTCAAAGGACGGGCATCTCATATGCTTTCATGATGTAACCCTCGATACAACGACTGACATCGCTGACCGTGCGGAGTTTGCTGGCAGGAGGAGAACCTATGAAGTCGAGAGAGCAAATGTAACTGGATGGTTTGTTG TGGATTTTACTCTAAGTGAACTGAAATCTCTGAGGGTGAAGCAACGCTACATATTCAGGGATCAGCAGTACAATT GGAAGTACAAGATCATTAGATTTGATGAGTTCATCATGATTGCACTATATGCTGACAGGGTTGTTGGGATATACCCAGAGATGAAGAATCCTATTTTCATTAACGAGCAT GTGAAGTGGTCAGGTGGCAAAAAGTTTGAGGATAAGTTTGTGGAGACACTTATGAAGTATGGCTACAAAGGCGAATACATGTCTGAAGATTGGCTCAAGCAGCCACTATTCATCCAATGTTATGCTCCAACTTCACTCATTTACATCTCAAACATGACAAAGTCCCCAAAACTGCTTCTCATCGATGACACCACGGTTCGGACTCAAGATACCAACCAG TCCTACTATGATATTACTTCGGATGATTATCTCAAATTCATAAGGAAGTATGTAACTGGGATTGGGCCATGGAAGGATACAGTTGTTCCCCCAGAAAATAACTATTTAGGGCGACCGACTGATCTTGTGGCACGAGCGCATGCTCTGAATCTTCAG GTCCATCCATACACATTCAGAAACGAGAACTCATTCTTGCACTTCAACTTCCACCAAGACCCTTATGCTGAATATGAGTACTGGCTCAGCAAGATCGGTGTTGACGGTCTGTTCACCGATTTCACCGGCAGCTTACACAAGTACCAGGATTGGACAGCTCCACACCAAATGAAGGCAAAGAATGCAGAGGCACTCCTGTATCAGATCTCCTACATGCTGAAGGACGATGGATACTAA